From a region of the Lactuca sativa cultivar Salinas chromosome 4, Lsat_Salinas_v11, whole genome shotgun sequence genome:
- the LOC111877338 gene encoding stress response protein NST1-like, producing the protein MDFKSAFLNGELKEVYLQQPIAFENLCLPNHYYKLMKALSGLKQAPHTGYETLPKLLEDFGFIKGVVDPTLFRRSNQKLLMLVKQSLQGTFLHQENSTSELLKKYSKDNYASSKKKTLHDIMEKREKERKEWVVVEKKSKEEKKKATEEIARIKALTEELLKKKAEEARKSLQQP; encoded by the exons ATGGATTTcaaaagtgcttttctcaatggagaaTTGAAAGAAGTATATCTCCAGCAACCTATAGCTTTTGAAAACCTATGTCTTCCTAACCATTATTACAAACTGATGAAAGCACTCTCTGGTCTCAAACAAGCTCCTCATACTGGGTATGAAACTTTGCCTAAGTTATTGGAAGATTTTGGATTCATCAAAGGAGTCGTTGATCCAACGTTATTTAGAAGGTCAAATCAAAAACTTCTAATGCTT GTAAAACAATCTCTACAAGGTACATTTCTTCATCAAGAGAACTCTACTTCTGAATTGCTCAAGAAGTATTCAAAGGATAACTATGCATCATCAAAG AAGAAAACTCTCCATGATATTATGGAGAAacgagaaaaagaaagaaaagaatgggTGGTCGTTGAAAAGAAATCcaaggaagaaaagaagaaagCGACTGAAGAAATTGCACGAATCAAGGCCCTGACAGAAGAACTTCTCAAAAAGAAAGCAGAAGAAGCTCGAAAAAGTCTTCAACAACCTTGA